One Burkholderiaceae bacterium DAT-1 DNA segment encodes these proteins:
- a CDS encoding acetolactate synthase 2 catalytic subunit — protein sequence MRGADLLVKALEAEGVEYLFGYPGGAIMPFYDALVGSPLKHILCRHEQGAALAANGYARASGKVGVCIATSGPGATNLLTGIADAYLDSVPLVAITGQVARPFIGTDAFQEVDVFGMSMAVVKHSFIVQDMASLPVVLAEAFAIARSGRPGPVLVDVPKDIQLGPCDADYHVLPVQPATAPGVASLRDARALLAQAKRPVLYAGGGVALAEAVDALRYFVNETGIPTVTTLKAIGSLPPDHPAWLGMLGMHGSKEANLAVQGCDLLLVVGARFDDRATGRLDRFAPDARVIHLDIDPAEFGKLRKADIALSGDLSVCLRELAQPLDIADWRAACGSHRPLPDGGVALPDNRIHGPSLLRELSRQLPEDAIVCCDVGQHQMWTAQHYRFHHPRHHLSSGGLGTMGFGLPAALGAQFAFPDRMVVNVSGDGSFMMNVQELVTIRRCNLPVRILLLDNQLLGMVRQWQNLFFDERHSETDLSDNPDFCKVAEAFGIPALRIERASDISRALEAMLHTDGPLLIHAVIDPRTQVWPLVPPGQDNSVMLEDPVH from the coding sequence ATGCGCGGCGCAGACTTGTTGGTTAAGGCTTTGGAAGCGGAGGGCGTGGAATACCTGTTTGGCTATCCGGGTGGAGCCATTATGCCGTTTTACGATGCCTTAGTTGGTTCTCCGCTCAAGCATATTCTGTGTCGCCATGAACAAGGTGCCGCGTTGGCCGCAAACGGCTATGCCCGTGCCAGTGGTAAGGTCGGTGTATGTATTGCGACAAGTGGCCCCGGTGCGACTAACCTGCTAACCGGAATTGCAGATGCCTATCTCGACTCTGTCCCTTTAGTTGCAATTACCGGGCAGGTTGCTCGTCCCTTCATCGGGACAGATGCTTTCCAGGAAGTGGACGTGTTTGGGATGTCCATGGCGGTCGTGAAGCATTCATTCATCGTTCAAGACATGGCATCGTTGCCTGTTGTGCTTGCTGAAGCCTTTGCGATTGCCCGCAGTGGCCGTCCTGGACCTGTGCTGGTCGATGTGCCCAAAGACATTCAATTAGGTCCCTGCGATGCGGACTACCACGTTTTGCCTGTTCAGCCTGCGACTGCGCCGGGAGTAGCCTCGCTACGCGATGCACGTGCCTTATTGGCGCAAGCCAAGCGCCCTGTTTTGTATGCGGGGGGCGGGGTGGCGCTGGCTGAAGCGGTCGATGCGCTACGCTACTTTGTAAACGAAACCGGTATACCAACGGTCACGACACTTAAAGCGATTGGAAGTTTGCCGCCGGATCATCCTGCCTGGCTGGGAATGCTTGGGATGCATGGTAGTAAGGAAGCCAATCTCGCCGTACAGGGATGTGATTTGCTATTGGTAGTAGGTGCAAGATTTGATGATCGTGCAACTGGCAGACTGGATCGATTTGCACCTGATGCGCGCGTGATTCATCTCGATATCGATCCTGCGGAATTTGGTAAATTGCGTAAGGCAGATATCGCCCTGAGCGGCGATCTTAGCGTGTGCTTGCGTGAACTGGCGCAGCCGCTGGATATTGCGGACTGGCGCGCTGCATGCGGCAGTCACCGGCCTTTACCGGATGGGGGCGTTGCGCTGCCGGACAACCGTATTCATGGCCCGAGTCTGTTACGCGAACTGTCCAGACAGTTACCGGAAGATGCGATTGTCTGCTGTGATGTCGGGCAGCATCAAATGTGGACGGCGCAACATTACCGTTTTCACCATCCAAGGCATCACCTCAGTAGCGGTGGATTGGGAACCATGGGCTTTGGCTTACCTGCGGCCTTGGGTGCGCAGTTTGCATTCCCGGATCGTATGGTGGTGAATGTCAGTGGTGATGGCTCCTTCATGATGAATGTTCAGGAATTGGTCACCATTCGCCGCTGTAATCTGCCGGTTCGCATTCTCTTGCTGGATAACCAGTTGCTAGGCATGGTGCGCCAGTGGCAAAACCTGTTCTTTGATGAGCGCCATAGCGAGACAGATTTATCTGACAACCCGGACTTCTGCAAGGTGGCCGAGGCGTTCGGGATTCCGGCGCTGCGTATCGAACGTGCTAGCGATATTTCGCGTGCGCTGGAGGCCATGTTACACACCGATGGGCCACTGCTGATCCATGCCGTTATCGACCCGCGTACACAGGTATGGCCGCTTGTTCCTCCAGGGCAGGATAACAGCGTCATGCTGGAAGACCCGGTGCATTGA
- a CDS encoding ACT domain-containing protein, whose product MSNRIEVTLDNQAGALERLLRVVRHRGYQVASLNAQTLQDAGRLEVQMDVLEGRPLQNLIAQLAKLAEVRRLSAKHRPISVAHS is encoded by the coding sequence ATGTCTAACCGTATTGAAGTGACTTTGGATAATCAGGCCGGTGCCCTCGAGCGCTTGCTGCGTGTTGTGCGCCACCGTGGGTATCAGGTCGCAAGCCTGAATGCACAGACGCTGCAGGATGCAGGTCGACTGGAAGTGCAGATGGATGTGCTGGAGGGTCGCCCATTGCAGAATCTGATTGCGCAACTGGCCAAGCTGGCAGAGGTGCGTAGATTGTCTGCCAAGCACCGTCCGATTAGTGTGGCGCATTCTTAA
- a CDS encoding DMT family transporter: MSLVGSYTALSKPLVAAIPVFLLGWMRFGVGALAMRTWLSKPADEPVMTPRVRGLVFLESFLGNFLFSVCMLYGVSMTSAVSAGVIMAAIPAVVALLSWVCLKERISLRVWLAIACAAGGMGMLALTDHGKVGSPQGNHVWLGNLLVLGAVICEASYAVIGKMLTGALSPKRITSLINIWGLLLMTPLGIYQALQFNFAQVSPTIWGLFLFYALAASVWTVWLWMTGLRGVPASQGGVFTAMLPISAAAVGVLVLGESMQLMQLLALVIALIGVVLATLPQDNTGSAD, translated from the coding sequence ATGTCCCTGGTGGGAAGCTATACCGCTTTATCTAAACCGCTGGTTGCGGCCATCCCGGTGTTTTTGCTGGGCTGGATGCGTTTTGGTGTCGGGGCGCTTGCGATGCGCACCTGGCTGAGCAAACCTGCTGACGAGCCTGTGATGACGCCGCGGGTGCGCGGACTGGTGTTCCTGGAATCGTTCCTCGGCAACTTCCTGTTTTCGGTTTGCATGCTGTATGGCGTCAGTATGACCAGCGCCGTGTCGGCAGGCGTCATTATGGCGGCGATTCCTGCCGTGGTGGCCTTGCTGTCGTGGGTTTGCCTAAAAGAGCGCATTAGCCTGCGGGTGTGGCTGGCAATTGCATGCGCTGCGGGTGGTATGGGCATGTTAGCGCTGACGGATCATGGCAAGGTCGGCAGTCCACAGGGAAATCATGTCTGGCTTGGTAATCTGCTGGTATTGGGGGCGGTGATCTGCGAAGCATCCTATGCAGTCATCGGGAAGATGCTGACAGGGGCATTGAGCCCAAAGCGTATTACTTCCCTGATTAATATCTGGGGTCTGCTGTTGATGACGCCACTGGGTATATACCAAGCGCTGCAATTCAATTTTGCTCAGGTGTCACCAACTATCTGGGGATTATTTCTGTTTTATGCGCTGGCCGCGAGCGTATGGACGGTATGGTTGTGGATGACCGGGCTCAGGGGAGTACCGGCGAGCCAGGGCGGTGTGTTTACCGCAATGTTACCCATATCCGCAGCTGCAGTCGGTGTACTGGTGCTGGGTGAGTCCATGCAGCTGATGCAACTGCTTGCATTGGTGATTGCGCTGATTGGCGTTGTGCTGGCGACCTTACCACAGGACAATACAGGGTCTGCTGATTGA
- a CDS encoding DUF4080 domain-containing protein has protein sequence MGDLRPYTSLHEFTISRDPALIADEILAQCPPAGEGIGILGFGVYIWNVRQTEAVLTRIRASRPDIRIVLGGPEVSYEVNLQSITAIADFVITGWGDISFPKLCRALIDGPRPLQKVIAGEQPPLEQIALPYREFSDADLAHRVLYVEASRGCPFKCEFCLSALDKTAWAFDLDTFLDEMAGLYTRGARLFKFVDRTFNLKIDASLRILQFFLERIEANAAAGRALDLFVHFEVVPDHLPDRLKEMIARFPPGALQFEIGIQSFDVEVQKRISRRQDNDKTAANLQWLRSHSHAHIHADLIFGLPGETLDSFADGFDRLYALQPHEIQPGILKRLRGTPIIRHTETWGMVFDPEPPYQVKSTSTLDAAIFEQFEHFARYWDLIANSGRFGKTIALILDTESSPFRAFWRCSAWLWTSLARTQGVSPEMLVDQLFTYLTGQAGLAASTVRDCLLADYVASGARSNPVCLQGYLPKLPVIDKKQARTARQDRHEGAA, from the coding sequence ATGGGCGATTTACGCCCCTATACCAGTCTGCATGAGTTTACGATTTCACGTGATCCAGCTTTGATTGCAGATGAAATACTGGCGCAATGCCCGCCTGCAGGAGAGGGAATAGGCATTCTGGGCTTTGGTGTGTACATCTGGAATGTGCGGCAAACCGAGGCTGTACTGACCCGTATCCGTGCGAGTCGACCCGATATCCGCATTGTGCTGGGCGGGCCGGAAGTGAGCTATGAAGTTAATCTGCAATCCATTACCGCAATCGCTGATTTTGTGATCACGGGCTGGGGGGATATTAGCTTTCCCAAGCTTTGTCGTGCACTGATCGATGGTCCGCGCCCGCTTCAGAAGGTCATTGCGGGCGAGCAACCGCCACTTGAGCAAATCGCCCTGCCTTACCGTGAATTCAGTGATGCTGATCTGGCGCATCGCGTTTTATATGTGGAGGCCTCGCGAGGCTGTCCGTTCAAATGCGAATTTTGTCTGAGTGCGCTCGACAAAACGGCCTGGGCATTTGATCTGGACACATTTCTGGATGAAATGGCGGGCTTGTACACACGGGGGGCGCGCCTGTTCAAATTTGTCGATCGCACATTTAATCTGAAGATAGATGCCTCATTGCGTATTTTGCAATTTTTCCTTGAGCGGATTGAGGCAAATGCGGCAGCAGGCCGGGCGCTCGATCTGTTCGTCCATTTCGAAGTGGTACCGGATCATTTGCCCGATCGACTGAAAGAGATGATTGCCCGCTTTCCGCCCGGGGCATTGCAATTTGAAATCGGCATTCAGAGCTTTGATGTCGAGGTGCAAAAGCGAATCTCGCGGCGGCAGGATAATGATAAGACTGCAGCCAATCTGCAGTGGCTACGTAGTCATTCGCACGCCCATATCCATGCTGACCTGATTTTTGGTTTACCCGGCGAAACGCTGGACAGCTTTGCCGATGGATTTGACCGCCTCTATGCCTTGCAGCCGCATGAAATTCAGCCGGGCATCCTTAAACGTCTACGCGGCACGCCCATTATCCGTCACACAGAAACGTGGGGCATGGTATTCGACCCCGAGCCTCCGTATCAGGTGAAATCGACCAGCACACTGGATGCTGCAATCTTCGAACAGTTCGAGCATTTTGCGCGGTACTGGGATCTGATTGCTAATTCTGGCCGCTTTGGCAAAACGATTGCGTTGATACTGGACACGGAATCCTCGCCGTTCCGCGCATTTTGGCGCTGCAGTGCGTGGCTTTGGACATCGCTGGCACGTACGCAGGGTGTGTCGCCGGAAATGCTGGTGGATCAGCTGTTTACGTATCTGACCGGACAAGCCGGTCTGGCTGCATCGACGGTGCGGGATTGCTTGCTGGCCGATTATGTCGCCAGTGGCGCGCGGAGTAATCCCGTGTGCCTTCAGGGCTATTTGCCGAAACTACCCGTGATCGACAAAAAGCAGGCACGCACTGCACGTCAGGATAGGCACGAAGGGGCTGCCTGA
- a CDS encoding YiaA/YiaB family protein yields MQLPQLQRPTPAFVGASWLALFVGGITFVVGLWNAPMQLNEKGYYFTVLMYGLFSAVSLQKSVRDRMEGIRVSGIYFGLCWVSTGLSLLLLGVGLWNATLAPSEKGFYAMAFVLSLFSAVAVQKNVRDVALYEALARRMQAQQNAPIDK; encoded by the coding sequence ATGCAGCTGCCCCAGCTTCAACGCCCTACACCCGCTTTTGTCGGCGCCTCATGGCTGGCCTTATTTGTCGGTGGTATCACATTTGTGGTGGGTTTATGGAATGCCCCCATGCAACTCAATGAAAAAGGCTATTACTTCACCGTGCTGATGTATGGACTATTTTCAGCGGTATCACTGCAAAAGTCTGTGCGTGACCGCATGGAAGGCATACGTGTCAGCGGGATTTATTTTGGCCTTTGCTGGGTATCAACCGGCTTGTCGCTGTTACTGCTGGGGGTCGGTTTGTGGAACGCCACACTGGCACCAAGCGAAAAGGGCTTTTATGCCATGGCTTTTGTGCTGAGCCTGTTTTCAGCGGTTGCCGTACAGAAAAATGTGCGCGATGTTGCATTGTACGAAGCGCTTGCGCGGCGCATGCAGGCGCAGCAAAACGCGCCTATCGATAAGTAG
- a CDS encoding RNA methyltransferase: MRIHELNQSLADIGARPCHIGRINRAWLKGMPLDSGTRHQRRDDYFPLSVRNGLPPIAAQYDGLARIHSQHPAADGSLRLLVELADGQMVESVLLPRDGLCVSSQVGCAVGCTFCMTGRSGLLRQVGSAEIAAQVVLARRIRPVKKVVFMGMGEPAHNIENVLEAIDLLGTDGNIGHKNLVFSTVGDMRVFERLPQQTVKPALALSLHTTRADLREQLLPRAPRITPAELVELGEAYARTVGYPIQYQWTLLAGVNDSQEEMDALIRLLTGKYAILNLIPYNSMDGDIYQRPTAEAVEAMKRYLHNHRILTKVRDSAGQDIDGGCGQLRARAADVIDVSRLRRKAAQAHPK; the protein is encoded by the coding sequence ATGCGCATTCACGAACTCAATCAATCCCTCGCCGATATCGGCGCCCGCCCCTGTCATATCGGCCGGATCAACCGCGCCTGGTTAAAAGGCATGCCGCTGGATAGCGGGACACGCCATCAGCGCCGCGATGATTATTTCCCCTTATCGGTCCGTAATGGATTGCCGCCGATTGCAGCGCAATACGACGGGCTGGCGCGGATTCATTCGCAGCATCCGGCGGCGGATGGGTCGCTGCGTTTGCTGGTGGAGCTGGCCGACGGGCAGATGGTGGAAAGCGTGCTGCTGCCGCGTGATGGACTGTGTGTGTCGAGTCAGGTGGGCTGTGCAGTTGGTTGTACCTTCTGCATGACAGGGCGCTCGGGCTTGCTGCGTCAGGTGGGCAGTGCAGAAATTGCAGCGCAAGTGGTGCTGGCGCGGCGGATTCGCCCGGTGAAAAAAGTCGTATTCATGGGCATGGGCGAACCCGCGCACAATATCGAAAACGTGCTGGAAGCCATTGATTTATTAGGCACAGATGGCAATATCGGCCACAAAAATCTGGTGTTCTCGACCGTGGGCGATATGCGGGTATTCGAGCGACTGCCGCAACAGACGGTCAAGCCTGCACTTGCACTGTCCCTGCACACCACGCGCGCCGATCTGCGCGAACAGTTGCTGCCACGCGCGCCGCGCATTACCCCGGCCGAGCTGGTCGAGCTGGGCGAAGCCTATGCCCGCACCGTGGGTTATCCCATCCAGTATCAGTGGACGCTGCTGGCCGGCGTCAATGATTCGCAAGAAGAAATGGATGCCCTGATCCGCCTGCTAACTGGCAAATACGCCATCCTTAATCTAATTCCCTACAACAGTATGGACGGCGACATTTACCAGCGTCCTACGGCGGAAGCGGTCGAGGCAATGAAACGCTATCTGCACAATCATCGCATTCTCACCAAGGTGCGCGACTCGGCCGGACAGGATATTGATGGGGGATGCGGACAGCTGAGGGCACGTGCGGCGGATGTGATTGATGTCAGTCGATTGCGTCGCAAGGCAGCGCAGGCTCATCCCAAGTAG
- a CDS encoding integron integrase, translating into MNRPRLLDQVSITCRRRHYSSNTEQAYKYWIRQYILFHGKRHPAEMGSVEVEAFLNHLAVVKRVASATQSQALNALVFLYEAVLSRPVGTLAGLKRVQKRHRVPVVLNQDEVVAVLGQLSGSTRLMAELMYGAGLRVHECVTLRVKDIDLSARTISVRDSKGSKDRTTVLPAQIVGRLSIHLETIASLFEQDKADGNGLVPMPNALERKYPSASQSLPWQFVFPSRVLRPWGESGKLVRWHTSDSTIQRAFKEAATRAGITKQVSVHCLRHSFATHLLAGGTDVRSIQTLLGHRSLQTTMIYTHVVMAQRSVTSPLDALMPVLG; encoded by the coding sequence ATGAACCGTCCCAGATTACTGGATCAAGTGTCCATCACCTGCAGGCGTCGTCACTACAGTAGCAATACAGAACAGGCGTATAAGTACTGGATTCGCCAGTACATTCTGTTTCATGGAAAACGTCATCCAGCCGAGATGGGGTCGGTTGAGGTCGAGGCTTTTTTGAATCATCTGGCGGTGGTAAAAAGGGTAGCATCCGCCACTCAGTCTCAGGCCCTGAATGCGCTGGTCTTTCTTTACGAAGCGGTGCTATCGCGCCCCGTCGGTACCTTGGCGGGGCTCAAGCGTGTACAGAAACGCCATCGGGTACCCGTAGTCTTGAATCAGGATGAGGTGGTCGCCGTACTCGGGCAATTGTCAGGGTCCACACGCCTGATGGCGGAATTGATGTATGGCGCCGGGCTGCGGGTACATGAGTGTGTGACATTGCGGGTGAAGGATATTGATCTCTCCGCACGCACCATTTCTGTTCGGGATAGCAAGGGCAGCAAAGATCGTACAACCGTCCTTCCTGCACAAATCGTGGGACGTTTATCGATTCATCTGGAAACGATCGCTTCGCTGTTTGAACAGGACAAAGCCGACGGCAATGGCCTGGTTCCGATGCCCAATGCGCTGGAGCGCAAATATCCGAGCGCATCGCAGTCGCTCCCCTGGCAGTTTGTCTTTCCGTCACGGGTGCTGCGCCCCTGGGGCGAGAGCGGCAAGCTGGTTCGCTGGCACACCTCGGATTCTACCATCCAGCGTGCCTTCAAGGAGGCTGCTACGCGAGCCGGGATCACCAAGCAGGTGTCCGTGCATTGTCTGCGCCATAGCTTTGCTACACATTTACTGGCCGGTGGTACGGATGTGCGCAGCATTCAAACCTTACTGGGTCATCGCAGTTTGCAAACCACGATGATCTACACCCATGTGGTGATGGCTCAGCGAAGTGTCACCAGCCCGCTGGATGCGCTGATGCCTGTTCTGGGCTGA
- a CDS encoding IS110 family transposase encodes MDKLNVIGIDLAKRVVSICRIDGDGVIVNQTLSRDRLLDVAAQWPISKIGMEACGMAHHFARAFLKLGHSVIILPASRVVPYRIGGKNDRNDARAIADCIHHRDEPGVPVKSIEQQTELSLHRLREGKKEERTAAINRMRGLLLEFGISFVQGARGVVEMMRFDLSGIPSALHAEIRRQREWMQLLDAAIDQLSREIAELAKSRRATEYARLQTLPSIGPLTASAIGATIGDGTQFKNGRQFAAWLGLTPRQYSTGGKTQLGRITRRGDAYVRTLLIQGARSALQVAMASPSPTRLQVWMIHTCKRIGYHKTLVAIANKQARLVWCLLTRKTGYHADTMPPAAMPA; translated from the coding sequence ATGGACAAGCTTAATGTAATCGGGATCGATCTGGCAAAACGCGTTGTCAGTATTTGCAGGATTGACGGCGATGGCGTGATTGTAAATCAAACGCTGTCACGCGATCGACTACTCGACGTAGCGGCACAGTGGCCCATCAGCAAGATCGGTATGGAGGCATGCGGTATGGCGCATCATTTTGCCCGAGCGTTTCTGAAACTAGGCCACTCCGTGATCATCCTGCCAGCATCGCGAGTCGTGCCCTATCGCATCGGGGGCAAAAATGATCGCAATGATGCCCGCGCCATTGCCGATTGCATTCATCATCGTGACGAACCCGGCGTGCCCGTCAAAAGCATCGAGCAGCAAACTGAGTTAAGCCTGCATCGCCTGCGAGAAGGTAAAAAGGAAGAACGCACCGCAGCCATCAACCGCATGCGGGGTCTGCTGCTCGAATTTGGCATTAGCTTTGTTCAGGGGGCGCGTGGCGTGGTTGAAATGATGCGATTTGATCTGAGCGGCATCCCTTCGGCACTTCATGCGGAAATACGTCGACAGCGCGAGTGGATGCAACTGCTGGATGCGGCCATTGACCAGCTTAGTCGGGAAATTGCAGAACTGGCCAAATCCAGACGGGCCACCGAGTATGCACGCCTGCAAACGCTTCCCTCAATTGGCCCGCTGACAGCCAGTGCCATCGGTGCCACGATTGGTGATGGGACGCAGTTTAAAAATGGTCGGCAGTTTGCCGCCTGGCTGGGATTAACGCCCAGGCAGTACAGCACCGGCGGAAAAACACAGCTCGGCCGGATTACCCGGCGGGGTGATGCCTATGTACGCACGCTGTTGATTCAAGGGGCGCGCTCCGCATTGCAGGTGGCGATGGCGAGCCCGTCCCCAACACGATTACAGGTCTGGATGATCCATACCTGCAAACGGATTGGTTACCATAAAACACTGGTCGCCATTGCAAATAAGCAGGCGCGACTGGTGTGGTGCTTGCTCACCCGCAAAACCGGATATCACGCAGACACCATGCCACCCGCCGCGATGCCTGCGTAA
- a CDS encoding helix-turn-helix domain-containing protein encodes MILKQLRVSRHLSQEQLALMSGLNVRTIQRIESGQKPSLESLKCLASVLEVDVSTLNQEIFMIDKNTENWQSLPFLLKCWFFFNFLNFRPTRAAAKRVEVLSHISGFVFCALGLLNQAALAGGLCMLSTAYLFYLLIWQGDKYGIWYEPLEAKST; translated from the coding sequence ATGATTCTTAAACAGTTGCGTGTCAGCCGCCATCTATCTCAAGAGCAATTAGCTTTAATGTCTGGTTTAAATGTTAGAACCATTCAAAGAATAGAAAGTGGTCAAAAACCTAGTTTAGAGTCTCTTAAATGTCTTGCGTCTGTGCTTGAAGTTGATGTTTCAACCTTAAACCAGGAGATATTTATGATAGATAAAAATACTGAAAATTGGCAAAGCTTGCCATTTTTGCTTAAATGTTGGTTCTTCTTTAACTTTCTAAATTTTCGTCCCACTAGGGCAGCGGCTAAAAGAGTAGAGGTCTTGTCTCATATTAGTGGGTTTGTATTTTGTGCTTTAGGTTTGCTGAATCAGGCGGCTTTAGCTGGTGGTTTATGCATGCTTTCAACTGCATATCTATTTTACCTTCTTATTTGGCAAGGAGATAAATACGGTATTTGGTATGAACCATTAGAAGCAAAAAGCACATAA
- a CDS encoding MOSC domain-containing protein, with product MAASVVSVHQLSTHSFSKATVAAITLVAGQGVQGDAHSGETVKHRSRVAKDPSQPNLRQVHLLHSELLDQLYDCGLPVNPGDMGENMTTRGIDLLALSAGTVLRIGNAAVIQVTGLRNPCAQIEKFMPGLLAAVLEKKEDGTLVRKAGVMGIVLQSGTVEPGDAIEIELPSVHLPLAPV from the coding sequence ATGGCCGCATCTGTCGTCTCTGTCCATCAACTATCGACACACTCATTCTCAAAGGCAACTGTGGCTGCGATCACCTTGGTCGCAGGGCAGGGTGTTCAAGGTGACGCACATTCAGGCGAAACAGTGAAGCATCGGTCGAGGGTCGCGAAAGACCCATCCCAGCCAAATTTGCGCCAAGTGCACTTGCTGCACAGTGAGCTTCTCGACCAACTGTATGACTGCGGTTTGCCAGTCAACCCCGGTGATATGGGAGAGAACATGACGACTCGTGGCATAGATTTGCTAGCACTGTCAGCTGGCACGGTTCTCCGAATTGGCAATGCGGCAGTCATTCAGGTTACGGGTCTACGGAATCCCTGCGCCCAGATTGAAAAATTCATGCCCGGCTTGCTCGCGGCCGTTCTAGAAAAAAAGGAAGATGGGACACTGGTGCGTAAAGCCGGTGTGATGGGTATTGTCTTGCAATCTGGTACTGTCGAACCCGGCGATGCTATCGAAATTGAGTTGCCGTCAGTACACCTACCTCTTGCGCCGGTGTAA
- a CDS encoding antibiotic biosynthesis monooxygenase, translating into MILEFAQLQVKPGQSAAFEAAFHEAQSIIASMPGYLGHELQRCLETADHYMLLVRWETVDHHEKGFRQSAGYQQWKALLHHFYDPFPTVLHYELAAGAELTSHG; encoded by the coding sequence ATGATCCTCGAATTCGCCCAACTGCAGGTCAAACCCGGCCAGTCGGCTGCCTTCGAAGCTGCTTTTCACGAAGCACAATCCATCATCGCTTCCATGCCGGGCTATCTCGGCCATGAACTTCAGCGCTGCCTGGAAACAGCAGATCATTACATGTTACTGGTTCGCTGGGAGACAGTAGATCATCACGAGAAGGGATTCAGGCAGTCGGCTGGATATCAGCAATGGAAGGCACTGCTGCACCATTTCTATGATCCATTTCCGACGGTGCTGCATTATGAGCTGGCGGCAGGCGCTGAACTCACTTCGCACGGATAG
- a CDS encoding beta-lactamase family protein: MPLLKRCIVLFMLACMVSPAIAATDCHSEPSSSPSAYTHSLCALLQAANDEHANFHAALVVQHGQIVVEQYWDGDDRIPGDWFGHAATFDEQTLHDVRSISKSVVGLLTGIAIAQGKIQSVDQPISTWLGDHPAIQANPKLGAITLRHLLTMSSGLQWNEDAGFVLSQDQIRMEFSSDMVSYVLSRPMAFEPGSRYDYNSGNTALLGAILERATGVPFMQYAQAKLFQPLGIEHVEWTRGRKQQLLFHAGLRLTARDLAKIGALILAHGAYDGRTIVPASYLEDSLRPALQAEGKWQYGYTWRMADVSVDQRAVHWIGGMGNGGQRLIIVPALDAVIVLYAGRYNKPGAENYRASNVLFQQLIEVLAKEAKE; encoded by the coding sequence ATGCCATTGCTCAAGAGATGTATTGTCCTGTTCATGCTGGCTTGCATGGTGTCTCCGGCCATCGCAGCAACCGACTGCCATTCTGAGCCGTCCAGTTCACCCAGCGCCTATACGCACTCCCTGTGCGCACTCCTACAAGCTGCCAATGACGAGCATGCAAACTTCCATGCGGCGCTAGTCGTGCAGCATGGGCAGATTGTGGTCGAGCAATACTGGGATGGAGACGATCGCATTCCGGGTGACTGGTTCGGCCACGCCGCCACCTTCGATGAACAGACCTTGCACGACGTTCGCTCAATCAGCAAAAGCGTAGTCGGTTTGCTTACCGGCATCGCCATTGCGCAGGGCAAGATACAATCGGTCGATCAGCCCATTTCGACCTGGCTTGGCGATCATCCAGCCATTCAGGCGAATCCGAAGCTGGGCGCGATTACCCTCCGCCATCTTCTGACCATGTCGTCCGGGCTGCAATGGAATGAGGATGCGGGATTTGTGCTGTCTCAGGACCAGATCCGGATGGAGTTCTCCTCCGACATGGTGTCGTATGTCCTGAGTCGCCCCATGGCATTCGAGCCGGGTAGCCGTTACGACTACAACAGCGGTAATACCGCGCTGCTGGGTGCGATTCTGGAACGCGCAACAGGTGTTCCGTTCATGCAATACGCGCAAGCCAAGCTGTTCCAGCCACTCGGCATCGAGCATGTCGAATGGACGCGCGGGCGCAAACAGCAGCTTCTCTTTCATGCCGGTTTACGCCTGACCGCACGTGATCTGGCCAAAATTGGCGCCCTCATCCTCGCACATGGCGCATACGATGGCCGCACAATTGTGCCTGCGTCCTACCTCGAAGACAGCCTGCGTCCAGCCCTCCAAGCCGAGGGTAAGTGGCAGTATGGCTATACATGGCGGATGGCCGATGTGTCAGTCGATCAGCGCGCGGTGCACTGGATTGGCGGCATGGGTAATGGCGGGCAACGGCTCATCATCGTGCCGGCACTCGATGCAGTCATCGTGCTCTATGCCGGACGCTATAACAAACCGGGCGCGGAAAATTATCGGGCCTCGAATGTACTCTTTCAGCAGCTTATCGAAGTCCTAGCCAAGGAAGCAAAAGAATAA